In Chlamydia serpentis, the following are encoded in one genomic region:
- a CDS encoding phospho-sugar mutase: MDELKRRIKSLYDGVTAENILSWLSNDNNQKDTKIILELLERNPGQLRELFGTTLVFGTGGLRSPMGIGTNRINLFTIRRTTQGLVKVLQTHAPHFEDPIRVVIGCDTRHNSIEFAYETAKVLAGNGCKVFLFQHPEPLALVSFTIRQEQAMGGVMITASHNPPVYNGYKVYMSSGGQVLPPLDQEIISACREVSEVLSVSSIDHPNIKLIGKEHEALYRETLQKLQLHPEDNRISGRTLSISYSPLHGTGVSLVPRILKDWGFLSVNLVEKQAISDGDFPTVDLPNPEDPDALRLGIKQMLVNNDDIFIATDPDADRVGVVCLEEGQPYRFNGNQTACLLADHILHAWGKKRRLGAQDKLVKSLVTTEMLSAIAEHYHVDLINVGTGFKYIGAKIESWRNSSNNFVFGAEESYGYLYGTHVEDKDAIITSALIAEAALQQKLKGKTLRDALLSLYETYGYFANKTESVVFSGDADEQEIRKKLLRLEETSTARLFSGKYQVEKIENYAQGVGLNFLLNQSYPLELPKTSMICYYFSGGGRVIVRPSGTEPKIKFYFETSIHYLTQVKDKEIQKERELESQQHLDEFIFSFKDKFSNL; encoded by the coding sequence ATGGATGAATTGAAACGACGTATTAAGTCTCTATATGATGGAGTAACAGCAGAGAATATTTTGTCATGGCTGTCGAATGATAATAATCAAAAAGACACTAAGATAATCTTAGAATTATTAGAAAGGAATCCTGGGCAACTTAGAGAGTTATTCGGAACTACATTGGTATTTGGAACTGGAGGATTGCGGAGCCCTATGGGCATCGGAACGAATAGAATCAACCTATTTACCATACGTCGAACTACTCAAGGGTTAGTTAAGGTACTTCAAACTCATGCTCCTCACTTCGAAGATCCTATTCGTGTAGTTATTGGATGTGATACGCGCCATAATTCTATAGAATTTGCTTATGAAACCGCAAAAGTTCTTGCAGGTAATGGTTGCAAAGTTTTCCTTTTTCAACATCCCGAACCTCTAGCCTTAGTCTCATTTACTATAAGACAAGAACAGGCTATGGGTGGCGTAATGATCACAGCTTCTCATAATCCTCCAGTTTATAATGGTTATAAAGTTTACATGTCATCAGGAGGCCAAGTACTTCCCCCATTAGATCAGGAGATTATTAGCGCATGTAGGGAAGTAAGTGAAGTTCTATCCGTGTCGTCTATTGATCATCCAAACATCAAATTGATTGGAAAAGAACATGAAGCTCTTTACAGAGAAACTTTACAGAAATTGCAACTCCATCCTGAAGATAACCGAATTTCAGGGAGAACTCTGTCAATTTCGTATTCTCCATTGCACGGTACAGGAGTTTCTCTAGTGCCTCGTATCCTTAAAGATTGGGGCTTCCTGTCCGTTAATCTTGTTGAAAAACAAGCTATTAGTGATGGCGACTTTCCAACAGTCGATCTTCCAAATCCTGAAGATCCCGATGCATTACGTCTCGGGATCAAACAAATGCTTGTTAATAACGATGACATTTTTATTGCTACCGATCCAGATGCAGATCGTGTGGGAGTCGTTTGCTTAGAAGAAGGTCAACCTTACCGCTTTAATGGAAATCAAACTGCTTGTCTTCTCGCAGATCATATATTACATGCCTGGGGAAAAAAGAGACGTTTAGGAGCTCAAGACAAACTCGTAAAAAGCCTAGTAACTACAGAGATGCTTTCTGCTATTGCTGAGCACTATCATGTTGACCTAATCAATGTAGGTACAGGATTTAAATATATCGGAGCCAAAATTGAATCGTGGAGAAATTCTTCTAACAATTTTGTGTTTGGTGCCGAAGAATCCTATGGTTATCTTTATGGTACCCATGTCGAAGATAAAGATGCCATTATTACTTCCGCATTGATTGCTGAAGCAGCTCTCCAACAGAAGTTAAAAGGAAAAACTTTACGCGATGCTCTTCTTTCGCTCTATGAAACTTATGGTTACTTTGCTAATAAAACTGAGTCAGTAGTTTTCTCAGGAGATGCTGATGAACAAGAGATAAGAAAAAAACTCTTGCGCCTTGAAGAAACAAGTACAGCAAGGCTTTTTTCAGGGAAATATCAAGTGGAAAAAATCGAAAACTATGCACAAGGAGTCGGGCTGAATTTTCTTTTGAACCAATCGTATCCGTTGGAATTACCTAAAACATCAATGATTTGCTATTATTTTAGTGGGGGAGGTCGCGTAATTGTCCGGCCATCAGGAACAGAGCCTAAGATTAAATTTTACTTTGAAACTTCTATCCATTATTTAACCCAAGTTAAAGATAAAGAAATTCAAAAGGAACGTGAATTGGAGAGTCAGCAGCATTTAGACGAATTTATTTTTAGTTTTAAAGACAAATTTTCAAATCTATAA
- a CDS encoding SufE family protein, producing the protein MEFVCPLHHAKCLKKQYNIIKKLFPEPFQKDTLYLKLMENSSSSGSFDKQHMIKENLVTGCQSDLYLYEVYQNGRLFFFTYTEALISSGIAALFTEVYSGETPSIILTCKPIFFQQLTPYLSFGRVNGGESLYMRMKQIAVKYLKSHHA; encoded by the coding sequence TTGGAATTCGTTTGTCCTCTCCACCATGCTAAATGTTTGAAAAAACAATATAATATTATTAAGAAGCTCTTTCCCGAGCCTTTTCAAAAAGATACTTTGTATCTTAAATTGATGGAGAACAGTTCTTCAAGTGGCTCTTTTGACAAGCAACATATGATTAAAGAGAACTTAGTTACTGGCTGTCAAAGTGATTTATATCTTTATGAAGTGTATCAAAATGGAAGATTATTTTTTTTTACTTATACAGAAGCTTTAATCTCTTCTGGAATCGCCGCTTTATTCACTGAGGTATATTCTGGAGAAACTCCTTCTATAATTTTGACTTGCAAACCCATTTTTTTTCAGCAACTCACACCCTATCTTTCCTTTGGTAGAGTCAACGGTGGAGAATCTCTCTATATGCGCATGAAGCAAATTGCTGTAAAATACTTAAAATCTCATCATGCCTAA
- the rnc gene encoding ribonuclease III → MHSPIDIKAIEAKLNFTFTQFKLLETALTHPSYKNESSIQMEDSERLEFLGDAVLGLIVTEHLFLLFPAMDEGTLSTARACLVNATACYRYTITLGIGEYLLIGKGEKIQSDRGRLSAYANLFEAILGAIYLDGGLSPARKLTVPLLPAKEEILPLMSGNPKNLLQQFTQKHFRILPIYQSKVVKNAAGIESYQIQVIVNNQIWGEGHALSKKEAEKIAAKQALDTHGNKTENTVDM, encoded by the coding sequence ATGCATTCTCCTATAGATATTAAAGCTATTGAAGCTAAACTAAATTTTACATTTACGCAATTCAAGCTCCTAGAAACAGCTCTAACTCACCCCTCATATAAAAATGAATCTTCAATTCAAATGGAGGATAGCGAACGTTTAGAATTTTTAGGAGATGCTGTCCTTGGTCTCATTGTTACTGAGCACCTTTTTCTGCTTTTCCCTGCTATGGACGAAGGAACTTTATCAACAGCGAGAGCTTGTTTAGTTAACGCTACAGCATGTTATCGCTATACAATTACTTTAGGAATTGGAGAGTATCTCCTAATAGGGAAAGGAGAAAAAATCCAGAGCGATCGAGGTCGCCTTTCTGCTTATGCAAATCTATTTGAAGCTATTTTAGGGGCCATATATTTAGATGGAGGCCTTTCTCCTGCTAGGAAACTTACTGTTCCCCTTCTTCCAGCTAAGGAAGAAATACTTCCTTTGATGTCAGGCAATCCTAAGAATCTTCTTCAGCAATTTACACAAAAGCATTTTCGTATTCTACCAATCTACCAATCTAAAGTAGTTAAAAATGCGGCAGGGATTGAAAGTTACCAGATTCAAGTGATAGTTAATAATCAGATATGGGGAGAAGGTCATGCACTATCAAAAAAGGAAGCAGAAAAGATTGCAGCAAAACAGGCATTAGATACTCATGGCAATAAAACCGAAAACACAGTGGACATGTAA
- a CDS encoding DUF5070 domain-containing protein translates to MRPTLHLQHLRYFHNHGSILFEALLTIKDCFLLEAKLQNFIGRASKDNAIRWRENLFRSIPEINGVVRKRHLASFAEELVHRPRLSLIRDLWVFPGEVIPEGEEDCMLLLILSGNHIGSGIFFVGPYPSDLYKLENGTTALLLAFSSIGHPVI, encoded by the coding sequence ATGAGGCCTACTCTACACCTCCAACACCTGCGCTATTTCCATAATCATGGCTCAATTTTATTTGAAGCTCTTCTAACAATAAAGGATTGTTTTCTATTAGAGGCAAAATTACAAAATTTTATTGGCAGAGCATCAAAAGATAATGCTATTCGATGGAGAGAAAATCTGTTTCGTTCTATTCCAGAAATCAATGGAGTGGTTCGTAAACGGCATCTGGCTTCTTTTGCCGAGGAATTAGTGCACCGTCCTAGGCTTTCTCTCATAAGAGATTTGTGGGTATTCCCAGGAGAAGTAATCCCGGAAGGAGAAGAAGATTGTATGCTTCTTCTTATACTTTCAGGAAATCATATAGGGAGTGGCATATTTTTTGTAGGGCCTTATCCTTCGGATCTTTATAAGCTAGAAAACGGAACAACGGCTCTACTTTTAGCCTTTTCCTCTATAGGTCACCCAGTCATTTAA
- the accD gene encoding acetyl-CoA carboxylase, carboxyltransferase subunit beta, producing MRLFSYDKPKIKVQKIKADGFSGWLKCNHCHEMIHANELGQNYNCCPKCSYHYRITALERVKLLADKDSWRPLYTNLKSQDPLEFVDTDTYANRLEKARKNSTDSEGAIVGFCTIGLHPVALAVMDFNFMAGSMGAVVGEKLTRLIEEAIETRLPVIIVSASGGARMQESVFSLMQMVKTSAALAKLHEAGLPYISVLSNPTSGGVTASFAALGDVIIAEPKALICFAGPRVVAQVIGEDLPEGAQKSEFLLEHGMIDKIVERKELKTTLQTLLDYFLAQEYTGGKTKAPRDLSKRLKEIFLLTDDNE from the coding sequence GTGCGTTTATTTTCTTACGACAAACCCAAGATTAAAGTGCAAAAAATCAAGGCTGATGGTTTTAGTGGTTGGCTCAAATGCAATCATTGTCATGAGATGATTCATGCAAACGAATTAGGACAAAATTACAATTGCTGTCCTAAGTGTTCTTATCACTACCGTATCACTGCTCTAGAACGGGTCAAGTTGCTTGCGGATAAAGATTCCTGGCGCCCTCTTTATACGAATTTAAAGTCTCAGGATCCTCTCGAATTTGTAGATACGGATACCTATGCAAATCGTTTAGAAAAAGCTCGAAAAAATAGTACCGATAGTGAAGGTGCTATTGTGGGTTTTTGCACGATAGGCTTGCATCCTGTAGCTCTTGCTGTTATGGACTTCAATTTTATGGCAGGATCAATGGGTGCTGTTGTAGGGGAGAAGTTGACCCGGCTGATTGAGGAGGCTATTGAGACGCGCCTTCCTGTAATTATTGTCAGCGCTTCTGGAGGCGCACGTATGCAGGAGTCTGTTTTTTCTTTAATGCAGATGGTTAAGACCTCAGCAGCACTGGCTAAGCTTCATGAAGCAGGGCTGCCTTATATCTCAGTTCTCTCTAACCCTACTTCTGGAGGAGTGACTGCGTCCTTTGCGGCTCTTGGAGACGTTATTATTGCAGAACCCAAAGCCCTTATTTGCTTTGCCGGCCCAAGAGTTGTTGCTCAGGTCATAGGTGAGGATCTTCCTGAGGGCGCACAGAAATCAGAGTTTCTTCTCGAACATGGGATGATTGATAAAATTGTCGAACGTAAAGAATTGAAAACAACATTACAAACCTTGCTTGATTACTTTTTGGCTCAAGAATACACTGGCGGAAAAACTAAAGCCCCTAGAGATCTTTCTAAAAGGCTTAAAGAGATTTTTTTGTTGACAGATGACAATGAATAA
- a CDS encoding PTS sugar transporter subunit IIA has translation MDLKLDEVASLLDVSEQTILQWLNEGTIPSYSMQNEYRFSRDEIEDWLLHNQKLMIQERASDDKEAFRDLSLKYSLYKAIHRGGVLCDIIVRNKEEALACASKYIADKFQLDESVLFEMLSYRESLMSTGLGEGLALPHAKDFLINAYYDIVVPMFLREPIEYGALDGRPVNILFFLFACQDKSHLNLVNKIVHLGMSLEARSFFRNYPNKDQLLAYVKEWESQTH, from the coding sequence ATGGATTTAAAATTAGATGAAGTAGCCTCTTTATTGGATGTCTCCGAACAAACGATACTTCAATGGCTTAATGAAGGGACAATTCCAAGCTATAGCATGCAAAACGAATATCGCTTTAGCCGTGACGAAATTGAAGATTGGCTTTTACATAACCAAAAATTGATGATTCAAGAACGTGCCAGCGATGATAAGGAAGCATTTCGAGATCTTTCTTTAAAATATAGTCTTTATAAAGCCATTCATCGTGGTGGTGTTTTGTGCGATATTATTGTTCGGAATAAAGAAGAAGCTCTCGCGTGTGCCTCTAAATACATCGCTGACAAGTTTCAATTAGATGAGAGTGTTCTTTTTGAAATGTTGTCTTATAGGGAAAGCCTGATGTCTACAGGCCTCGGCGAGGGACTTGCTTTGCCCCATGCTAAAGACTTTTTAATTAACGCCTACTACGACATTGTTGTTCCTATGTTTCTTAGAGAACCTATAGAGTATGGAGCCTTGGATGGAAGGCCTGTAAATATTCTTTTCTTTCTTTTTGCTTGCCAAGATAAAAGTCATTTAAATTTAGTGAATAAGATAGTTCACTTAGGGATGTCTTTAGAAGCTCGAAGTTTCTTTAGAAATTATCCTAACAAAGATCAACTGTTAGCATACGTTAAAGAGTGGGAGTCCCAAACTCATTAA
- a CDS encoding hydroxymethylbilane synthase, which produces MLSACYADPFLTDFCQGKRPLRIASRNSNLAKIQAYECMSLLRSWYPKVWFRLYTIKTTGDRNKKTPLRLVENTHFFTDSVDALVKNKICHFAIHSAKDLSDTPSLPIVAITQSLDPTDLLVYADRYIDEPLPPRPRLGSSSLRRNKILKQLFPQGKILDIRGTIEERLNQLHSGYYEAIVLAKAASLRLRLHHLYSIELPPPYHPLQGSLAITATDPIDAWRKFFHPITAFVDDSSSQLNQLQEAIS; this is translated from the coding sequence ATGCTATCCGCCTGCTATGCTGATCCCTTCCTAACTGATTTTTGCCAAGGGAAACGTCCCCTGCGTATTGCTTCAAGAAATTCAAATTTAGCAAAAATTCAAGCATATGAGTGCATGTCTTTACTGCGCTCCTGGTATCCAAAAGTTTGGTTTCGCCTATACACCATCAAGACTACAGGAGATCGCAATAAGAAAACTCCCCTACGCCTAGTAGAAAACACTCATTTTTTTACTGATAGCGTTGACGCCTTGGTTAAAAATAAAATTTGTCATTTTGCTATACATTCTGCTAAAGACCTTTCTGACACACCTTCACTGCCTATAGTCGCGATAACACAGTCTTTAGATCCTACTGACCTTTTAGTTTATGCTGATCGTTATATTGACGAGCCATTGCCCCCTAGACCTCGCTTAGGGAGCTCCTCTCTACGTCGAAACAAAATACTAAAACAACTTTTCCCTCAAGGGAAGATCTTAGATATACGAGGAACGATCGAAGAAAGGCTTAATCAACTTCACAGTGGTTATTACGAAGCTATTGTCCTTGCCAAAGCTGCTAGTCTAAGACTTCGTCTACATCATCTCTATAGTATAGAGTTGCCTCCTCCATACCACCCTTTACAAGGAAGTTTAGCAATTACAGCAACAGATCCTATAGATGCGTGGAGAAAGTTTTTTCATCCTATTACTGCCTTTGTTGATGACTCTAGCTCTCAACTAAATCAATTGCAGGAAGCTATTTCATAA
- the dut gene encoding dUTP diphosphatase has product MNVFCELDLGGEIPQYATAGAAGADLRANIKEPLALFPGQRVLVPTGIRAEIPIGYELQVRPRSGLALKHGVTVLNAPGTIDSDYRGEIGVILINFGDTAFIIEPKMRIAQIVLSPVVRAEFVVKQGSLAETGRGSGGFGHTGAN; this is encoded by the coding sequence ATGAATGTATTTTGTGAATTGGATTTAGGAGGGGAAATCCCTCAATATGCTACAGCAGGAGCTGCTGGCGCTGATCTTAGAGCAAATATTAAAGAACCTTTAGCTCTATTTCCTGGTCAACGTGTTTTGGTCCCTACAGGGATAAGGGCGGAGATCCCTATTGGTTATGAATTGCAAGTCCGTCCTCGGAGTGGTTTAGCCTTAAAGCACGGTGTTACCGTGTTAAATGCTCCAGGGACTATTGATTCAGATTATCGAGGAGAAATTGGTGTTATCTTAATCAATTTTGGTGATACTGCGTTTATTATCGAACCTAAGATGCGGATAGCTCAAATTGTTTTGTCTCCTGTAGTACGAGCAGAGTTTGTTGTTAAGCAGGGAAGCTTAGCCGAAACTGGGCGAGGAAGTGGAGGCTTTGGACATACTGGAGCAAACTAA
- a CDS encoding PTS sugar transporter subunit IIA, producing the protein MSFYCEDQQDFSLFSLLSPNLVMFLRKHSRTEILQDLTDLVHAAGLLEDKHAFFDALVRRENIMSTGIGMGVAIPHGKLQSCSDFFIAIGIHTQGILWDAIDGALVRLIFLIGGPENAQAEYLKLLSTLTLSLREESRRQQLLQVKTIEEVMNVFVGI; encoded by the coding sequence ATGTCTTTCTATTGCGAAGATCAACAAGACTTTTCTTTATTTTCTCTTCTATCACCGAATCTAGTAATGTTTTTACGGAAACATTCTCGAACTGAAATTTTGCAAGATCTTACAGATCTGGTACATGCTGCAGGACTTCTTGAAGACAAACATGCTTTTTTTGATGCACTTGTCCGTCGTGAAAATATCATGTCCACAGGCATCGGCATGGGAGTAGCTATTCCTCATGGAAAACTTCAAAGCTGTTCTGATTTTTTTATTGCTATAGGAATCCATACCCAAGGTATTTTATGGGATGCTATTGATGGAGCTCTTGTCCGCCTTATTTTTTTGATTGGGGGCCCAGAGAATGCTCAAGCAGAATATCTAAAACTATTATCTACTTTGACTTTATCTTTGAGAGAGGAGTCTCGTCGTCAACAGCTCTTGCAGGTTAAAACGATTGAAGAAGTTATGAACGTGTTTGTGGGGATATAA
- a CDS encoding superoxide dismutase, with product MSFVPYTLPELPYDYDALEPVISAEIMMLHHQKHHQTYINNLNEALKKLDAAETQQNLTQLIALEPSLRFNGGGHINHCLFWETLAPKDQGGGQPPKHELLSLIERFWGTMDNFLKKLIEISAAIQGSGWAWLGFCPAKQELVLQTTVNQDPLEATTGKLPLLGLDVWEHAYYLQYKNVRMDYLKVFPQIINWRYIENRFSEIISSK from the coding sequence ATGAGTTTTGTTCCCTACACATTACCAGAACTACCCTATGATTACGATGCCCTAGAGCCAGTAATTTCTGCTGAAATCATGATGCTCCACCATCAAAAGCATCACCAGACCTATATTAATAATCTTAACGAAGCTTTAAAGAAATTAGACGCTGCAGAAACACAACAAAACCTTACTCAGTTAATTGCTTTAGAGCCCAGCCTTCGTTTCAATGGGGGAGGACATATTAATCATTGCTTATTCTGGGAGACTCTTGCTCCTAAAGATCAGGGCGGAGGACAACCCCCAAAACATGAGCTTCTCTCACTTATTGAGAGGTTTTGGGGTACTATGGATAATTTTTTAAAAAAATTAATAGAAATCTCTGCTGCGATTCAAGGATCTGGTTGGGCTTGGCTAGGGTTTTGTCCTGCAAAACAAGAGCTTGTTTTGCAGACAACAGTAAACCAAGATCCTTTGGAAGCAACCACAGGCAAGTTACCTCTACTTGGGCTGGACGTTTGGGAGCACGCGTATTACCTTCAATATAAAAATGTTCGGATGGACTATCTAAAAGTATTTCCTCAAATAATTAATTGGCGATATATAGAGAATAGGTTTTCTGAAATAATATCATCTAAATAA
- a CDS encoding DUF687 family protein, which produces MANPTQSRPPSPSVSIEEIELTESQPPSSNIETPSEPPPPYSTAEEVSLFIEGGDRNNERLLRSSEVYDCVCTASDEDFNFEDSEVKIMYINSSHLTRCEAVTEAMHISSLRGEPVRLIYNDGRNARSCPLSIRPHFPSIHDYIPGGILSRWNEFFTSPSNQNREYIVFFSGNGGLCLQVALDNSIYSERILCVGIGASYYIQGSHRVHHYRVIGDWLSLLHSRLAQPGSITTIPYADSAEGIFNPSVRCPSYQSVLLFGEQCLMTSQEHGILENPIPPISRSRAPEISLLIDLDSNSGAMARLVAWMNEGDSSAVLEFNPQPNNCRDVALTALYATTRISSLLQEVLILSVTYSPDVFVSYAIVTGYSIMTLRYFILLLTNRPGCRRRCRAVRLGFLALQPLGFLSVLLDHINVARRVNRQPAIVSGIFCVATLITGSVVYIDITRMFFTQLRSRVQALVLRRLTGRGLPLGRIRVNQMSTIRFAENALFTAHSGLFIPLTLGVFSQMLINFPRIVMRSNHNVVYDLNQTANEAWNSGDIMAVGQTFHFLLCMLLLFINTFFFVSSVRRHLNRRSPR; this is translated from the coding sequence ATGGCAAATCCTACACAATCAAGACCACCGAGTCCCAGCGTGAGTATAGAAGAAATTGAGCTAACAGAAAGCCAGCCACCGAGCTCTAATATTGAGACTCCCTCTGAACCTCCTCCGCCCTATTCGACTGCTGAGGAGGTTTCTCTTTTTATTGAAGGAGGCGATAGAAATAATGAAAGACTTCTAAGATCTTCAGAAGTTTACGACTGTGTGTGTACAGCCAGCGACGAAGATTTTAATTTTGAAGATTCTGAAGTTAAGATTATGTATATTAATAGTAGTCATTTAACACGTTGCGAAGCTGTTACGGAAGCTATGCATATCAGTAGCTTGCGTGGAGAACCTGTTAGGCTAATATATAATGATGGACGGAATGCAAGATCGTGTCCCTTAAGTATTCGGCCTCATTTCCCATCTATTCACGACTATATTCCTGGAGGAATTTTATCTCGGTGGAATGAATTTTTCACCTCTCCTTCAAATCAAAATAGAGAGTATATCGTTTTTTTCTCTGGTAATGGAGGTCTATGTCTTCAAGTAGCATTAGATAATTCTATATACTCGGAACGTATTCTTTGTGTTGGTATTGGAGCTAGTTATTATATTCAAGGGTCTCATCGCGTTCATCACTACCGTGTCATAGGAGATTGGTTATCGCTTCTACATTCTAGGTTAGCTCAACCAGGAAGTATCACGACAATTCCCTATGCAGATTCTGCTGAGGGGATTTTTAACCCTTCAGTACGTTGTCCTTCATATCAGAGCGTCTTGCTTTTTGGAGAACAGTGTTTAATGACGAGTCAGGAACACGGGATCTTAGAGAACCCTATTCCTCCAATCTCTCGATCTCGTGCTCCAGAAATATCTTTATTGATAGATTTAGATTCGAATTCTGGTGCAATGGCTCGGCTTGTTGCATGGATGAATGAAGGAGATTCCTCAGCTGTTCTCGAGTTTAACCCTCAACCAAATAACTGCCGTGATGTTGCGTTAACCGCATTATATGCAACAACAAGGATTTCCAGTTTACTTCAAGAGGTTTTAATCCTTTCAGTGACTTATTCCCCTGATGTTTTCGTATCCTACGCTATTGTCACGGGATACTCTATAATGACCCTACGCTATTTCATATTGTTATTGACAAATCGTCCAGGTTGCCGTAGGCGTTGTCGTGCTGTCAGACTGGGATTTTTAGCACTGCAACCTTTAGGATTTTTATCTGTATTGCTTGATCATATTAATGTAGCGCGTAGGGTTAATCGCCAGCCAGCTATAGTGTCAGGAATATTCTGTGTTGCTACCCTTATAACAGGAAGTGTCGTTTACATAGACATCACACGTATGTTTTTCACACAATTGCGTTCGCGCGTTCAGGCTTTAGTTCTCAGAAGATTAACAGGAAGAGGTCTTCCTTTAGGGAGAATTCGTGTAAATCAGATGAGCACTATAAGATTTGCTGAAAATGCATTATTTACAGCTCACAGTGGATTATTCATACCTTTGACATTAGGTGTTTTTAGCCAAATGCTCATTAACTTTCCAAGGATCGTGATGCGTTCAAATCATAATGTAGTCTATGATTTAAATCAGACCGCGAATGAAGCATGGAACTCAGGAGATATAATGGCTGTAGGACAGACCTTCCACTTTTTGCTATGCATGCTCCTATTGTTTATAAATACCTTTTTCTTTGTGAGTTCAGTGCGAAGACATTTAAATCGTAGGTCGCCTCGCTAA
- the radA gene encoding DNA repair protein RadA produces the protein MAIKPKTQWTCNQCGATTPKWLGQCPGCQTWNSLVEEYISPKRPGIQSSSSTDAIALSSIELQEEARVFIDHAGWDRILGGGVVRGSLSLLGGDPGIGKSTLLLQVAERLASQGYKVLYVCGEESVIQTSLRAKRLKVSSSLIYLFPETNLENIKQQIANLEPDILIIDSIQIIFNPHLQSAPGSVSQVREVTAEIMHLAKNFQITTFIIGHVTKSGEIAGPRVLEHLVDTVLYFEGNSHANYRMIRSVKNRFGPTNELLILSMHEDGLKEVQNPSGLFLQEKTTSITGSMIIPIVEGSGTLLIELQALVSSSPFANPIRKTAGFDPNRFSLLLAVLEKRAQVKLFTMDVFLAITGGLKIAEPAADLGALLAVASSLYNRLPSKNYIVIGEVGLGGEVRHVAHLERRLKEGKLMGFEGAILPEGQISSLPKETRENFDLQGVKTIKDAIRLLC, from the coding sequence ATGGCAATAAAACCGAAAACACAGTGGACATGTAATCAATGCGGAGCTACTACTCCTAAATGGTTAGGCCAATGTCCAGGATGTCAGACTTGGAATTCTCTGGTTGAAGAGTATATCTCTCCAAAACGACCTGGAATACAATCTAGTTCTTCTACAGATGCAATTGCTTTAAGCTCGATTGAATTACAGGAAGAAGCGCGAGTATTTATTGATCATGCTGGATGGGACAGAATCCTGGGAGGAGGAGTAGTTCGTGGAAGCCTTTCTCTTCTTGGTGGAGATCCAGGGATTGGAAAATCGACTCTTCTTCTTCAAGTAGCAGAACGATTAGCATCCCAGGGCTATAAAGTCCTTTATGTTTGCGGTGAAGAGTCCGTCATACAGACTTCTTTAAGAGCAAAACGCCTGAAAGTTTCTTCTTCTCTTATTTATCTATTTCCTGAAACAAATTTAGAAAATATTAAACAACAAATAGCAAATTTAGAACCTGATATTTTGATTATAGACTCCATTCAGATTATATTTAATCCTCACCTACAATCTGCACCAGGATCTGTATCCCAAGTACGTGAAGTTACAGCCGAGATCATGCATCTTGCCAAAAATTTTCAGATCACAACATTTATTATTGGGCATGTCACAAAATCTGGAGAAATTGCGGGCCCTAGAGTATTAGAACATCTTGTAGATACTGTACTTTATTTTGAAGGCAACTCTCATGCCAATTATCGCATGATTCGCTCTGTGAAAAATCGGTTTGGTCCTACAAACGAGTTATTAATTCTGTCTATGCACGAAGATGGACTTAAAGAAGTTCAGAACCCTTCAGGTCTCTTCCTTCAAGAAAAGACTACGTCAATTACAGGATCCATGATTATTCCTATTGTTGAGGGTTCTGGAACTCTACTTATTGAATTGCAAGCTTTAGTTTCTTCCTCTCCTTTTGCTAATCCTATTAGAAAGACCGCAGGATTCGACCCTAATCGCTTTTCATTACTTCTCGCTGTATTAGAGAAAAGAGCTCAGGTCAAACTATTTACAATGGATGTTTTCTTGGCTATTACAGGGGGCTTGAAAATTGCAGAACCAGCTGCAGATTTAGGTGCCCTACTTGCAGTTGCATCATCACTATATAATCGCTTGCCATCTAAAAATTACATCGTAATTGGTGAAGTAGGTTTAGGAGGAGAAGTCCGTCACGTAGCTCATTTAGAGCGCCGTCTCAAAGAAGGCAAGCTAATGGGATTCGAAGGGGCTATTCTCCCTGAGGGACAAATTTCAAGTCTTCCTAAAGAAACTCGAGAAAATTTTGATTTACAAGGAGTTAAAACAATAAAAGATGCTATCCGCCTGCTATGCTGA